One region of Colius striatus isolate bColStr4 chromosome 4, bColStr4.1.hap1, whole genome shotgun sequence genomic DNA includes:
- the PABPC1 gene encoding polyadenylate-binding protein 1, with protein MNPSAPSYPMASLYVGDLHPDVTEAMLYEKFSPAGPILSIRVCRDMITRRSLGYAYVNFQQPADAERALDTMNFDVIKGKPVRIMWSQRDPSLRKSGVGNIFIKNLDKSIDNKALYDTFSAFGNILSCKVVCDENGSKGYGFVHFETQEAAERAIEKMNGMLLNDRKVFVGRFKSRKEREAELGARAKEFTNVYIKNFGEDMDDERLKELFGKFGPALSVKVMTDESGKSKGFGFVSFERHEDAQKAVDEMNGKELNGKQIYVGRAQKKVERQTELKRKFEQMKQDRITRYQGVNLYVKNLDDGIDDERLRKEFSPFGTITSAKVMMEGGRSKGFGFVCFSSPEEATKAVTEMNGRIVATKPLYVALAQRKEERQAHLTNQYMQRMASVRAVPNPVINPYQPAPPSGYFMAAIPQTQNRAAYYPTNQLAQLARPSPRWTAQGARPHPFQNMPGAIRPAAPRPPFSTMRPASSQVPRVMSTQRVANTSTQTMGPRPAAAATAATPAVRTVPQYKYAAGVRNPQQHLNTQPQVAMQQPAVHVQGQEPLTASMLASAPPQEQKQMLGERLFPLIQSMHPTLAGKITGMLLEIDNSELLHMLESPESLRSKVDEAVAVLQAHQAKEAAQKAVNNPTGVPSV; from the exons ATGAACCCCAGCGCCCCCAGCTACCCCATGGCCTCCCTCTACGTGGGGGACCTGCACCCCGACGTGACGGAGGCCATGCTCTACGAGAAGTTCAGCCCCGCCGGGCCCATCCTTTCCATCCGCGTCTGCAGGGACATGATCACCCGCCGGTCGCTCGGCTACGCCTATGTCAACTTCCAGCAGCCCGCCGACG CTGAGCGAGCTTTGGATACCATGAACTTTGATGTCATTAAAGGCAAACCAGTGCGCATCATGTGGTCTCAGCGCGATCCATCTCTACGCAAAAGTGGCGTAGGAAATATCTTCATCAAAAACTTGGACAAATCAATTGATAACAAAGCTTTGTATGACAcgttttctgcttttggaaACATCCTGTCTTGTAAG GTGGTATGTGATGAAAATGGATCCAAGGGTTATGGATTTGTACATTTTGAGACAcaagaagctgcagaaagagCTATTGAAAAAATGAATGGTATGCTGCTTAATGACCGCAAAGT ATTTGTTGGAAGGTTTAAATCCCGCAAGGAACGTGAGGCAGAGCTTGGAGCCAGAGCAAAGGAATTCACCAATGTTTACATCAAGAATTTTGGAGAAGACATGGATGATGAGAGACTTAAGGAACTCTTTGGCAAGTTTG GTCCTGCCTTAAGTGTGAAAGTTATGACTGATGAGAGTGGAAAATCCAAAGGCTTTGGCTTCGTTAGTTTTGAAAGACATGAAGATGCCCAAAAA GCTGTAGATGAGATGAATGGGAAAGAGCTCAATGGGAAACAAATCTATGTTGGCCGAGCTCAGAAAAAGGTGGAAAGACAGACGGAGCTGAAGCGCAAGTTTGAACAAATGAAGCAGGACAGGATCACCAGATACCAG GGAGTAAACCTTTATGTGAAAAATCTTGATGATGGGATTGATGATGAGCGTCTTCGAAAAGAATTCTCACCATTTGGTACAATCACTAGTGCAAAG GTCATGATGGAAGGTGGCCGCAGCAAAGGATTTGGATTTGTATGCTTTTCCTCACCGGAAGAAGCCACCAAAGCTGTCACAGAAATGAATGGTAGAATTGTGGCTACTAAACCATTATATGTAGCTCTAGCCCAGCGTAAAGAAGAACGCCAAGCTCATCTCACCAACCAGTATATGCAGAGGATGGCAAGTGTAAGAGCAGTACCTAATCCTGTAATCAACCCGTACCAACCAGCACCTCCTTCAGGTTACTTCATGGCAGCTATCCCACAG ACTCAGAACCGTGCTGCATACTATCCTACTAATCAACTCGCTCAACTTGCTAGACCTAGTCCTCGCTGGACTGCTCAGGGTGCCAGACCTCATC CATTCCAAAACATGCCTGGTGCTATccgcccagcagcacccagaccACCATTTAGTACCATGAGACCAGCTTCTTCACAAGTTCCACGAGTCATGTCAACACAACGTGTTG ctaataCGTCAACACAAACAATGGGTCCAcgtcctgcagcagcagccactgcagctACTCCTGCTGTACGCACAGTACCGCAATACAAGTACGCTGCAGGTGTTCGCAATCCTCAGCAACATCTTAATACACAGCCACAGGTTGCTATGCAGCAG CCTGCTGTCCATGTGCAAGGTCAGGAACCCTTGACTGCTTCCATGCTGGCTTCTGCCCCTccacaagaacaaaagcagatgTTAG GTGAACGTCTATTTCCCCTCATTCAAAGCATGCACCCTACTCTGGCGGGTAAGATCACTGGGATGTTGTTGGAGATTGACAACTCTGAACTCCTCCACATGCTCGAGTCTCCTGAGTCTCTTCGTTCGAAG GTTGATGAAGCTGTAGCCGTACTACAAGCCCACCAAGCTAAAGAGGCTGCTCAAAAGGCAGTTAATAATCCCACTGGGGTTCCAAGTGTTTAA